In the genome of Bacteroidetes Order II. bacterium, one region contains:
- a CDS encoding MBL fold metallo-hydrolase — protein MMDRRAFMRKTIKGLAGVLGLGGFAAWVADLTFSAPGYIGPKSDHFDGTHFQNLGDVPQKGLWDVLKWRINRENVGYWPAYSEQPSGEKPPNRIGNGLRITFINHATMLIQWEGLNILTDPVYARRVSPISWLGPERVRPPGIRFEDLPPIDLVLLTHNHYDHCDPKTLGRLQNRFGCKIVTTLGNAAFLASQNIRKVQEMDWWDTQNLSNVMHLTCVPAQHFSGRGLSDRNKTLWAGFVLTVQEKRLYFAGDTGYGPFVQQIQKQFPEGFDVGILPIGAYRPEWFMSPVHVSPAQAVQMHCELGIKTSIPMHYGTFEMADEGLDDPLLALSAAIEAQDLGPQGFRILKEGEAVLFIP, from the coding sequence ATGATGGACCGCAGAGCTTTTATGCGCAAAACAATAAAAGGACTTGCCGGAGTTCTTGGACTGGGTGGTTTTGCTGCTTGGGTGGCAGATCTCACTTTTTCTGCTCCGGGTTATATCGGCCCCAAGAGTGATCATTTTGATGGCACGCACTTCCAGAATCTGGGCGATGTGCCTCAGAAAGGGCTTTGGGATGTGCTAAAGTGGCGTATAAACCGCGAAAATGTGGGGTACTGGCCTGCTTATTCAGAACAGCCCTCTGGGGAGAAACCCCCAAACCGTATAGGCAACGGGCTACGGATTACCTTCATCAATCATGCCACGATGCTGATACAATGGGAGGGCCTCAATATCCTGACAGATCCGGTGTATGCCCGACGGGTAAGTCCTATTTCTTGGTTGGGGCCGGAGCGGGTGCGTCCACCGGGGATTCGCTTTGAGGACTTGCCCCCAATAGACCTAGTACTCCTGACCCATAATCATTACGACCATTGCGATCCTAAGACCTTAGGGCGGCTGCAAAATCGTTTTGGCTGTAAAATTGTGACGACATTGGGCAATGCTGCATTTTTGGCGTCCCAAAATATTCGGAAGGTACAGGAAATGGATTGGTGGGATACGCAAAACTTGTCTAATGTGATGCATCTAACATGTGTGCCCGCACAACATTTTTCCGGACGCGGGCTTTCTGATCGTAATAAAACGCTTTGGGCCGGTTTTGTGTTAACGGTTCAAGAAAAACGGCTCTATTTTGCGGGCGATACGGGATATGGTCCCTTTGTGCAGCAGATTCAAAAACAGTTTCCAGAGGGCTTTGATGTGGGCATCCTCCCCATCGGGGCGTATCGTCCGGAGTGGTTTATGTCGCCAGTCCATGTCTCCCCGGCCCAAGCGGTCCAAATGCACTGCGAATTGGGCATAAAAACCTCCATCCCCATGCACTACGGAACGTTCGAGATGGCTGATGAGGGATTGGATGATCCACTTTTGGCACTGAGCGCCGCGATCGAGGCACAAGACTTAGGGCCGCAGGGCTTCCGCATCCTCAAGGAAGGAGAGGCTGTCTTGTTCATACCGTAA
- a CDS encoding BlaI/MecI/CopY family transcriptional regulator, with translation MKRRILQSLGEAEWEVLQAIWQLGEATVSQVHERIRSQREVAYTTIMTLMKRLTEKGYLSYTTRGQAYVYHANIEPDTFKDAMVSEVVEKIFNGSPLALAQTLFKQETFSEADRAEIESLLAQIRKNES, from the coding sequence ATGAAAAGACGTATTCTTCAATCTTTAGGCGAGGCCGAGTGGGAGGTACTCCAAGCCATATGGCAATTGGGCGAGGCTACCGTAAGCCAAGTTCATGAGCGCATCCGAAGTCAACGAGAAGTTGCTTATACCACCATTATGACGCTGATGAAACGGCTTACTGAAAAAGGCTACTTATCCTATACGACTCGTGGCCAAGCTTATGTTTACCATGCGAATATAGAACCAGACACCTTTAAAGACGCCATGGTCTCTGAGGTGGTGGAAAAGATATTTAATGGTTCGCCCTTGGCCTTGGCGCAAACCCTTTTTAAACAAGAAACCTTTTCAGAAGCGGATCGGGCTGAAATAGAATCTCTCCTCGCCCAAATCCGCAAAAACGAATCATGA